One genomic region from Streptomyces sp. NBC_01431 encodes:
- the tatA gene encoding Sec-independent protein translocase subunit TatA, whose translation MFLRNGLEPWHLLIVAVVLILLFGSKKLPDTARALGKSLRILKSETKAMREDDKGPAPAAATPQVTPAAAPVQTAAQTAAQTPTDTPPHPAQ comes from the coding sequence ATGTTCCTGCGCAATGGGCTGGAGCCCTGGCATCTGCTGATCGTGGCCGTAGTACTGATCCTGCTGTTCGGCTCCAAGAAGCTGCCTGACACGGCACGTGCGCTGGGGAAGTCCCTGCGCATCCTCAAGAGCGAGACCAAGGCGATGCGCGAGGACGACAAGGGACCCGCGCCCGCTGCCGCCACCCCGCAGGTGACCCCGGCCGCGGCCCCGGTCCAGACCGCGGCCCAGACCGCGGCCCAGACCCCCACGGACACGCCTCCGCACCCGGCACAGTAG
- a CDS encoding threo-3-hydroxy-L-aspartate ammonia-lyase: protein MEQLPTYDDVVRAHERISPHAHRTPVLTSRLTDAELGLSLYFKCENLQRMGAFKFRGAFNALSRFTAEQRRAGVVAYSSGNHAQAVALSAALLGIPATIVMPHDAPAGKLAATRGYGADVVLYDRYTEDREAIGRALAAERGLTLIPPYDHPHVMAGQGTAAKELFEETGPLDALFVPLGGGGLLSGTLLSAGALAPSCEVYGVEPEAGDDGRRSLRAGSVVHIDTPATIADGAQTQHLGAHPFPVIRDRVTDIVTATDAQLVDCMRLFATHMKMVVEPTGCLGLAAARDLAERYRGKRVGVIISGGNVDMDRFVELLGR from the coding sequence ATGGAGCAGCTGCCGACATACGACGATGTGGTCCGCGCGCACGAGCGGATCTCCCCGCACGCCCACCGCACCCCGGTCCTGACCTCGCGGCTCACCGACGCCGAGCTGGGTCTGAGCCTCTACTTCAAGTGCGAGAACCTCCAGCGCATGGGGGCGTTCAAGTTCCGCGGCGCCTTCAACGCGCTGTCGCGGTTCACCGCCGAGCAGCGCCGCGCGGGCGTGGTCGCCTACTCCTCCGGCAACCACGCCCAGGCCGTGGCGCTGTCCGCGGCCCTGCTCGGCATCCCCGCGACCATCGTCATGCCGCACGACGCCCCCGCCGGCAAGCTCGCCGCCACCCGCGGGTACGGGGCGGACGTGGTCCTGTACGACCGCTACACCGAGGACCGCGAGGCCATCGGGCGGGCGCTGGCCGCCGAGCGCGGCCTGACGCTGATCCCGCCCTACGACCACCCCCACGTGATGGCCGGCCAGGGCACCGCCGCCAAGGAGCTCTTCGAGGAGACCGGCCCGCTCGACGCGCTGTTCGTGCCGCTCGGCGGCGGCGGGCTGCTGTCGGGCACCCTGCTGTCGGCGGGCGCGCTCGCGCCGTCGTGCGAGGTGTACGGGGTCGAGCCGGAGGCGGGCGACGACGGCCGCCGGTCCCTGCGCGCGGGCTCCGTCGTCCACATCGACACCCCGGCGACCATCGCCGACGGCGCCCAGACCCAGCACCTGGGCGCCCACCCCTTCCCGGTGATCCGCGACCGCGTGACGGACATCGTGACGGCCACCGATGCCCAACTCGTCGACTGCATGCGGCTGTTCGCGACCCACATGAAGATGGTCGTCGAGCCGACGGGCTGTCTGGGCCTCGCGGCGGCCCGCGACCTCGCGGAGCGCTACCGCGGCAAGCGGGTGG